The following proteins are co-located in the Diaphorobacter sp. HDW4B genome:
- a CDS encoding ABC transporter permease, whose translation MSQATTNNTATAPAKQESPWREHVRDFFGSRLAVFGLVVAALLILAAILAPWITPQNPYDLMQLDVMDARLTPGTMNGLDTFRYVLGTDGQGRDLYSAILYGLRISLIVGVGSALIAGVIGTLLGLLAAYAGGKTDALIMRLVDLILSFPSILVAMMILAWLGKGVGNVVLTLVILEWAYYARTARGQALVERRKEYVEAAHCQGIPNWRIMVKHILPNCLPPLIVIGTLQIARAITLEATLSFLGLGVPVTEPSLGLLISNGYQYMLSGEYWISFYPGIALLVTIVAINLVGDRLRDVLNPRNVK comes from the coding sequence ATGAGCCAGGCCACCACTAACAACACAGCCACAGCGCCTGCCAAACAGGAATCGCCGTGGCGCGAACATGTGCGCGACTTCTTCGGATCGCGCCTTGCGGTGTTCGGTCTCGTCGTTGCCGCGCTGCTGATTCTGGCCGCGATTCTCGCGCCGTGGATCACGCCGCAGAACCCGTATGACCTGATGCAGCTCGACGTGATGGACGCGCGCCTCACGCCCGGCACGATGAACGGTCTCGACACCTTCCGCTATGTGCTCGGCACCGATGGACAAGGCCGCGATCTGTACTCCGCGATTCTCTACGGCCTGCGCATCAGCCTGATCGTGGGCGTCGGCTCCGCGCTGATCGCGGGCGTCATCGGCACGCTGCTCGGCCTGCTCGCAGCCTATGCAGGCGGCAAGACGGATGCGCTCATCATGCGCTTGGTCGATCTGATTCTGTCCTTCCCCTCCATCCTCGTCGCCATGATGATTCTTGCGTGGCTGGGCAAGGGTGTGGGCAACGTGGTGCTGACGCTGGTGATTCTGGAATGGGCCTACTACGCGCGCACCGCACGCGGTCAGGCGCTGGTGGAACGCCGCAAGGAATACGTCGAAGCCGCGCACTGCCAGGGCATTCCGAACTGGCGCATCATGGTCAAGCACATTCTGCCGAACTGCCTGCCGCCGCTGATCGTCATCGGCACGTTGCAGATCGCGCGCGCCATCACACTCGAAGCCACGCTGAGCTTTCTCGGCCTGGGCGTGCCGGTCACCGAGCCATCGCTCGGCCTGCTGATCTCCAACGGCTACCAGTACATGCTTTCGGGCGAGTACTGGATCAGCTTCTACCCCGGCATTGCGCTGCTCGTCACCATCGTTGCGATCAACCTGGTGGGCGACCGTCTGCGCGATGTGCTCAACCCCAGGAATGTGAAATGA
- a CDS encoding ABC transporter ATP-binding protein: MNGTTNTSVPTLEVRHLRTEFDTRAGVLKAVNDVSFRIERGRILGLVGESGSGKSVTGFSIMGLVDAPGRVAGGEILFQGRDLTRMKPRELRSLQGNRIAMIFQDPMMTLNPVLRIDTQMIEAVQAHSKVSKAEARERSRETLGMMGIPSPEERLQAYPHQLSGGMRQRVAIAIAMLHRPDLIIADEPTTALDVTIQAQILSEVQKLARQHGTSLIWITHDLSVVAGLADEVAVMYAGRIVEHGKVDDVLDHPLHPYTAGLISSLPSNNQRGQRLKQIPGMTPNLLQLPAGCAFAARCSRAGSACSAQPELTEALPERQVRCFYPVIQNEAEVEGARA, from the coding sequence ATGAACGGCACGACCAACACCTCGGTGCCGACCCTCGAAGTGCGCCATCTGCGCACCGAATTCGACACCCGCGCAGGCGTTCTGAAAGCGGTGAACGATGTGTCGTTCCGCATCGAACGCGGCCGCATTCTGGGCCTCGTCGGCGAATCGGGATCGGGCAAATCCGTGACCGGTTTCTCCATCATGGGTCTCGTCGATGCACCCGGCCGCGTGGCCGGTGGCGAGATTCTTTTTCAGGGCCGCGACCTCACCCGAATGAAGCCGCGTGAGCTGCGCAGCCTGCAGGGCAACCGCATCGCGATGATCTTTCAGGATCCGATGATGACGCTGAACCCGGTACTGCGCATCGACACGCAGATGATCGAAGCCGTGCAGGCGCACAGCAAGGTCAGCAAGGCAGAAGCCCGCGAACGCTCGCGCGAGACGCTGGGCATGATGGGCATTCCCAGTCCCGAAGAACGCCTGCAGGCCTATCCGCACCAGCTCTCCGGTGGCATGCGCCAGCGTGTGGCGATTGCGATCGCGATGCTGCACCGCCCCGATCTGATCATCGCGGACGAGCCGACTACAGCGCTCGACGTGACGATTCAGGCGCAGATTCTTTCGGAAGTGCAAAAGCTCGCGCGCCAGCACGGCACCTCACTCATCTGGATCACGCACGACCTGTCGGTCGTCGCCGGTCTGGCCGATGAAGTGGCCGTGATGTACGCGGGCCGTATCGTCGAACATGGCAAGGTGGATGACGTGCTCGACCATCCGCTGCATCCCTACACCGCCGGTTTGATCAGCAGCTTGCCAAGCAACAACCAACGCGGTCAACGGCTCAAGCAGATTCCCGGCATGACACCCAATCTGCTGCAACTGCCCGCAGGCTGTGCGTTTGCTGCGCGCTGCTCGCGTGCAGGCAGTGCGTGCTCGGCGCAACCGGAGTTGACCGAAGCACTGCCAGAGCGCCAAGTGCGCTGCTTCTATCCCGTCATTCAAAACGAAGCAGAAGTTGAAGGAGCGCGCGCATGA
- a CDS encoding ABC transporter ATP-binding protein produces the protein MSLPSQNKPAFAPVIELKGVSKRFGEHKPGLVSRALQGIGLEKPAPITRAVDHVDLIVKPGEVVGLVGESGCGKSTLGRIATGLLAPSNGEVLINGRHFADMTPQEKHAARLSVQMIFQNPYASLNPRLRVDEIVGEAARIHGLVDRAGFDDYVCAQLERAGLDPALRTRYPHQFSGGQRQRIGIARALAVQPSMLVCDEAVAALDVSIQAQILNLFMDLREQLNLTYLFISHDLGVVKHLSDRVVVMYLGRVVESAPVEELFAHPNHPYTQALLEEVPDMSARHKSYTAIKGEIPSPLNPPSGCHFHPRCPHAMPRCSVEVPSLKGIAINHISACHLNDAGTQ, from the coding sequence ATGAGCCTTCCATCTCAAAACAAACCAGCGTTCGCGCCCGTGATCGAATTGAAGGGCGTGAGCAAGCGCTTTGGTGAACACAAGCCCGGCCTCGTCAGCCGTGCGCTGCAAGGCATCGGACTCGAAAAACCAGCACCGATCACGCGCGCCGTGGACCACGTCGATCTGATCGTCAAACCCGGTGAAGTCGTCGGTCTGGTCGGCGAATCGGGCTGCGGCAAATCAACGCTGGGCCGCATCGCCACGGGTCTGCTCGCGCCATCGAATGGCGAGGTGCTGATCAACGGTCGCCACTTCGCGGACATGACACCGCAGGAAAAGCACGCTGCGCGCCTGTCCGTGCAGATGATTTTCCAGAACCCGTATGCGAGCCTGAATCCGCGTCTGCGCGTCGATGAAATCGTCGGCGAAGCCGCACGCATTCACGGTCTCGTGGATCGTGCTGGTTTTGACGACTACGTGTGCGCGCAGCTTGAACGTGCCGGGCTCGACCCGGCCTTGCGCACGCGTTATCCGCACCAGTTCAGCGGCGGTCAGCGCCAGCGCATCGGCATTGCACGTGCGCTCGCCGTGCAGCCTTCGATGCTGGTGTGCGACGAAGCGGTGGCCGCGCTCGACGTGTCGATCCAGGCGCAGATTCTCAATCTGTTCATGGACCTGCGCGAGCAGCTCAACCTCACGTATCTGTTCATCAGCCACGACCTTGGCGTCGTCAAGCATCTTTCGGATCGCGTGGTGGTGATGTATCTCGGCCGCGTCGTCGAGTCGGCACCAGTCGAGGAATTGTTCGCGCATCCGAACCATCCGTACACGCAGGCCTTGCTCGAAGAAGTGCCGGACATGAGCGCCCGCCACAAGTCCTACACGGCCATCAAGGGCGAGATTCCCAGCCCGCTCAATCCGCCGAGCGGCTGCCACTTTCACCCGCGATGTCCGCACGCCATGCCACGCTGCTCGGTCGAGGTACCAAGCCTCAAGGGCATTGCCATCAACCACATCAGCGCCTGCCATCTCAACGATGCGGGCACGCAGTAA
- a CDS encoding ABC transporter substrate-binding protein, with amino-acid sequence MKKIILSTLTAALLGAGMAAHAENLSIGFADPLSSLDPQLNNHAGDRSVALHFWDLLVENKWNKLQPGLAESWKNLDPSTWEFKLRKDVKWQDGKPFTADDLIYSYTRAKAVPGSVATYAGYLRTIETMTAKDAHTLIIKTNTPNPDLPLNLASVHVVSKHVGEKSTTEDYNSGKAMVGTGPYKLLSYTPGDRVIMERNDAYFGNKQIWEKVNYRYINNAAARTAALLAGDVDVIDKVSVSDLAKLKSASNVSVYPYDGLRVMLLQPSFNAAPSQFITDNAGKPLAKNPLLDQRVRQALNLAINRDAITKRILQDAATEANQWMPKGTFGYNPEVKNIPFDAAKAKKLLADAGFPEGFKLTMHVPNDRYPQGPETAQAVAQFWTRIGVKTQVEVVPWAVYSGRANKNEYAMSMLAWGNGTGEASYALVNVLASVDAKKGLGASNWGRYSNAAVDKALAESTSEFDAAKREAILRQSVKVVSDDAGIIPLFHYKNIWATKKGLKVTPMTSDRTAAMMVTKVGK; translated from the coding sequence ATGAAGAAGATCATCCTCTCGACCCTCACCGCCGCACTGCTCGGCGCAGGCATGGCAGCCCATGCCGAGAACCTGAGCATCGGCTTTGCCGACCCGCTGTCCTCGCTCGACCCGCAGCTCAACAACCACGCGGGCGACCGTTCCGTGGCACTGCATTTCTGGGATCTGCTCGTCGAGAACAAGTGGAACAAGCTGCAGCCAGGCTTGGCCGAAAGCTGGAAGAACCTCGACCCCAGCACCTGGGAATTCAAGCTGCGCAAGGACGTGAAGTGGCAGGACGGCAAGCCGTTCACCGCCGATGACCTGATCTATTCCTACACCCGCGCCAAGGCCGTGCCGGGCAGCGTGGCGACCTACGCGGGCTACCTGCGCACCATCGAGACGATGACCGCCAAGGACGCGCACACGCTGATCATCAAGACCAACACGCCGAATCCCGATCTGCCGCTGAACCTCGCTTCGGTGCACGTGGTGAGCAAGCATGTCGGCGAGAAGTCCACGACCGAGGACTACAACTCCGGCAAGGCGATGGTCGGCACGGGCCCGTACAAGCTGCTGTCGTACACCCCCGGCGACCGCGTGATCATGGAGCGCAACGACGCCTACTTCGGCAACAAACAGATCTGGGAGAAGGTCAACTACCGCTACATCAACAACGCCGCCGCACGCACCGCAGCGCTGCTCGCGGGTGACGTGGACGTGATCGACAAGGTGTCGGTCTCTGATCTCGCCAAGCTCAAGAGCGCATCGAACGTGAGCGTGTATCCGTACGACGGTCTGCGCGTGATGCTGCTGCAGCCAAGCTTCAACGCCGCGCCCAGCCAGTTCATCACCGACAACGCAGGCAAGCCGCTGGCCAAGAACCCGCTGCTCGACCAGCGCGTGCGTCAGGCTCTGAACCTCGCAATCAACCGCGATGCGATCACCAAGCGCATCCTGCAGGACGCCGCGACCGAAGCCAACCAGTGGATGCCCAAGGGCACCTTCGGCTACAACCCCGAAGTGAAGAACATTCCGTTCGACGCCGCCAAGGCCAAGAAGCTGTTGGCCGATGCAGGCTTCCCCGAAGGCTTCAAGCTGACCATGCATGTGCCCAACGACCGCTATCCACAAGGCCCTGAAACCGCACAGGCCGTGGCGCAGTTCTGGACCCGCATCGGCGTGAAGACGCAAGTGGAAGTCGTGCCATGGGCCGTGTACTCGGGCCGCGCCAACAAGAACGAATATGCGATGAGCATGCTCGCCTGGGGCAACGGCACGGGCGAAGCCAGCTACGCGCTGGTGAACGTGCTGGCCAGCGTGGACGCCAAGAAGGGCTTGGGCGCATCGAACTGGGGCCGCTACAGCAATGCAGCGGTGGACAAGGCGCTGGCCGAATCCACTTCGGAGTTCGACGCCGCCAAGCGCGAAGCCATTCTGCGTCAGTCGGTCAAAGTGGTGTCCGATGACGCGGGCATCATTCCGCTGTTCCACTACAAGAACATCTGGGCCACCAAGAAGGGCCTGAAAGTCACGCCGATGACCAGCGACCGCACGGCCGCGATGATGGTCACCAAGGTGGGCAAGTAA
- a CDS encoding acyl-CoA thioesterase/bile acid-CoA:amino acid N-acyltransferase family protein: MSALQITVTPADGLIDEPRRIVASGAEPGEIIEITAQTQRSGVTWQAHASFRAGANGRIDLTTDEALEGSYTGIDGMGLVWSQSPVNSQSRELFNSPVTDALITTISARGKGCTQPPAVATLTQRVAGEGVTRREAREDGLVGTLYLPAGVGPFPAVMILNGSGGGINEHRAALYASRGYAAFALAYFKAPGLSDYISNTPLEYFQKGMQWLRKTVQPKNDFVAINGQSRGGELVLLLGATYPKEVNAVIAYVPSAYVHSGQNACDPKIGREGPTWLLDGKPLRHWWEGNRTASWKPFDEGPAPHRHDRAMRTALQDPEAIAKARIPVENINGPVVLLSGTDDGSWPSDVFSKTVHDKLAEVKHPHDVQWLNYEDAGHSILFPYVPTTQHVYAHPVSGMVSTSGGNNKDNARADAESWPAVLRFLQNAVEAHAKR; encoded by the coding sequence ATGAGCGCGCTGCAGATCACGGTCACGCCCGCGGATGGGCTGATCGATGAGCCGCGGCGCATCGTCGCAAGCGGTGCGGAGCCCGGCGAGATCATCGAGATCACCGCGCAGACGCAGCGCAGCGGCGTGACCTGGCAGGCCCATGCGAGCTTTCGTGCGGGTGCCAACGGCCGCATCGATCTGACGACCGACGAAGCGCTCGAAGGCAGCTACACCGGCATCGACGGCATGGGCCTCGTCTGGTCGCAGTCGCCCGTCAACTCCCAAAGCCGCGAGCTGTTCAACAGCCCGGTGACGGATGCGCTCATCACCACCATCAGCGCGCGCGGCAAGGGCTGCACGCAACCGCCTGCGGTCGCCACGCTCACACAACGCGTGGCGGGCGAAGGCGTGACGCGCCGCGAGGCGCGCGAAGACGGTCTCGTCGGCACGCTGTACCTGCCTGCGGGCGTTGGTCCGTTCCCTGCTGTCATGATCCTCAACGGATCGGGTGGCGGCATCAACGAGCACCGCGCGGCGCTGTATGCATCACGCGGCTATGCGGCGTTTGCGCTCGCGTATTTCAAGGCACCGGGCCTGTCGGACTACATCTCCAACACGCCGCTGGAATACTTCCAGAAGGGCATGCAGTGGCTGCGCAAGACGGTCCAGCCGAAGAACGATTTCGTCGCCATCAACGGCCAATCGCGCGGCGGTGAACTCGTGCTGCTGCTGGGCGCGACTTATCCCAAGGAAGTGAACGCCGTGATCGCCTATGTGCCGAGCGCCTATGTGCACAGCGGCCAGAACGCCTGCGACCCGAAGATCGGCCGCGAAGGCCCGACCTGGCTGCTCGACGGAAAGCCGCTGCGCCACTGGTGGGAAGGCAATCGCACCGCGAGCTGGAAGCCGTTCGACGAAGGCCCTGCGCCGCATCGTCACGACCGCGCCATGCGCACCGCATTGCAGGACCCCGAAGCGATCGCCAAGGCCCGCATTCCGGTCGAGAACATCAACGGCCCGGTCGTACTGCTCTCGGGCACGGACGACGGCTCCTGGCCATCGGACGTGTTCTCGAAGACCGTCCACGACAAGCTGGCCGAAGTGAAGCATCCGCACGATGTGCAGTGGCTCAACTACGAAGACGCGGGCCACTCCATCCTGTTCCCGTATGTGCCGACCACGCAGCATGTGTACGCGCATCCGGTCTCGGGCATGGTGAGCACCAGCGGCGGCAACAACAAGGACAACGCGCGCGCCGACGCCGAATCCTGGCCCGCCGTGCTGCGCTTTCTGCAAAACGCGGTCGAAGCGCACGCCAAGCGATAA
- a CDS encoding C4-dicarboxylate transporter DctA, producing MGRFAKSLFGQVLIALAIGILLGLFSPEFAVKLKPLGDGFIKLIKMIIPVLVFCVVVHGIAGAGDLKRVGRVGIKALVYFEVLTTIALVMGLVLAFVFQPGAGMNVDVKALDASAMSAYATNADKLTSGGFVDFLMKLIPTTVVNAFATGDVLQVLLFAVLFGCALSMLGERGKPVAAVIDATSLVLFKIMGIIIKLAPLGVLGAIAFTVGKYGIGSLKQLGMLVLLFYAAVAIFVFVVLGFVMRVSGFSLIKLLRYLREELMVVFATTSSDSVLPQIMGKLRNMGIRDSTVGLVIPTGYSFNLDAFSIYITLAAVFIAQATNTPITMTDLLTILAISLVTSKGAHGVPGSAIVVLAATLHAIPAIPAIGLVLVLSIDWFIGIARALGNLIGNCVATVAVAAWEGDIDRERAHAVLDGKALPMDETVSENGTVVNPHA from the coding sequence ATGGGACGTTTCGCCAAATCACTGTTCGGGCAGGTGCTCATCGCACTGGCCATCGGCATCCTCCTCGGGCTGTTTTCGCCCGAGTTCGCGGTCAAGCTCAAGCCGCTGGGTGACGGCTTCATCAAGCTGATCAAGATGATCATTCCGGTGCTGGTGTTCTGCGTGGTGGTGCATGGCATCGCGGGCGCGGGGGACTTGAAGCGCGTGGGGCGCGTGGGCATCAAGGCGCTGGTGTACTTCGAGGTGCTGACCACCATCGCACTGGTGATGGGTCTGGTGCTGGCCTTCGTGTTCCAGCCCGGTGCGGGCATGAATGTGGATGTGAAGGCGCTCGACGCATCGGCCATGAGCGCCTATGCGACCAACGCCGACAAGCTCACCTCGGGCGGCTTCGTGGACTTTCTGATGAAGCTGATTCCGACCACGGTGGTCAACGCGTTCGCGACCGGCGATGTGCTGCAGGTGCTTCTGTTCGCGGTGCTGTTCGGCTGCGCGCTGTCGATGCTGGGCGAGCGCGGCAAGCCGGTGGCGGCGGTGATCGACGCGACCTCGCTGGTGCTGTTCAAGATCATGGGCATCATCATCAAGCTGGCTCCGCTGGGCGTGCTGGGCGCGATCGCATTCACCGTGGGCAAGTACGGCATCGGCTCGCTCAAGCAGCTCGGCATGCTGGTGCTGCTGTTCTACGCGGCCGTGGCGATCTTCGTGTTCGTGGTGCTGGGTTTTGTGATGCGCGTCTCGGGCTTCAGCCTGATCAAGCTGCTGCGCTATCTGCGTGAAGAACTGATGGTGGTGTTCGCGACCACCTCGTCCGACAGCGTGCTGCCGCAGATCATGGGCAAGCTGCGCAACATGGGCATTCGCGATTCGACCGTGGGTCTGGTGATTCCCACGGGCTACTCGTTCAATCTGGACGCGTTCTCCATCTACATCACGCTGGCGGCGGTGTTCATTGCGCAGGCGACCAACACGCCGATCACCATGACCGATCTGCTGACGATTCTGGCGATCTCGCTGGTCACATCGAAGGGCGCGCACGGCGTGCCGGGTTCGGCCATCGTGGTGCTGGCTGCGACGCTGCATGCGATTCCGGCAATCCCCGCGATCGGTCTGGTGCTGGTGCTGTCGATTGACTGGTTCATCGGCATCGCACGTGCGCTGGGCAACCTGATCGGCAACTGCGTGGCGACCGTGGCAGTGGCCGCGTGGGAGGGCGATATCGATCGTGAGCGCGCACATGCGGTGCTCGACGGGAAAGCCCTTCCCATGGACGAGACCGTGTCGGAAAACGGTACAGTCGTGAACCCGCACGCCTGA
- a CDS encoding GntR family transcriptional regulator produces the protein MTPASPLHIAERIVEAVLAQKLAPGDRLGEQELADNFAVSRTVVREAMVQLQARGFVQVQPRKGWFIVQPSADEARDAFAARRIIESGILQEAGKPMQTVIGNLRKHIAHEKNAIDEADAATRAFLLADFHVCLAEQMGHKLLADTLRDLTARTTLAATLYQSTHSASQSCAEHERIVQALEDGDTDAAKQLLIEHIGTVERSLAFAPDEPPEAEAANRLRNALTPVSRVG, from the coding sequence ATGACGCCCGCCTCCCCTCTCCACATTGCCGAACGCATCGTCGAAGCCGTCCTGGCGCAAAAGCTCGCGCCCGGCGACCGGCTGGGAGAGCAGGAGCTGGCCGACAACTTCGCCGTCAGCCGCACAGTGGTGCGCGAGGCCATGGTGCAACTGCAGGCGCGCGGCTTCGTGCAGGTGCAGCCGCGCAAGGGCTGGTTCATCGTGCAGCCTTCCGCCGACGAGGCGCGCGACGCGTTCGCGGCGCGGCGCATCATCGAGTCGGGCATTCTGCAAGAGGCCGGCAAGCCCATGCAGACGGTGATCGGCAATCTGCGCAAGCATATTGCGCACGAGAAGAACGCCATCGACGAAGCCGATGCCGCGACGCGCGCGTTTCTGCTCGCGGATTTCCACGTGTGCCTGGCCGAGCAGATGGGCCACAAGCTGCTCGCCGACACGCTGCGTGACCTGACCGCGCGCACCACGCTCGCAGCCACGCTGTACCAATCGACGCACAGCGCCAGCCAATCCTGCGCGGAGCACGAGCGCATCGTGCAGGCACTGGAAGACGGCGACACCGACGCAGCCAAGCAATTGCTGATCGAGCACATCGGCACGGTAGAGCGATCACTCGCTTTCGCGCCCGACGAGCCGCCGGAAGCCGAGGCCGCCAACCGCCTGCGCAATGCGCTGACGCCGGTCAGTCGCGTGGGTTGA
- the trpB gene encoding tryptophan synthase subunit beta, whose translation MTHKLDAAAMPDANGFFGDYGGQLVPPHLKKAMDDISAAYDEIVQRKDFQDELQHLFQDYVGRPSPIFHAKRLSEQLGGAQIHLKREDLNHTGAHKINHCLGEALLAKFMGKTKVIAETGAGQHGVALATACALVGIPCEIHMGQVDIEKEHPNVTKMRILGCKLVPVTRGQATLKDAVDSAFEEYLNDPTNYLYAIGSVVGPHPFPKMVRDFQSIVGREAREQFQTKHHKLPDYVTACVGGGSNAMGIFTAFLNDESVKLVGVEPAGEGIDKPGKHAATLSVGKPGEIHGMKCYVLENADGTPAAVHSIASGLDYPGVGPQHSYLKDIGRVDYQSVDDKETLNAFMTLSRVEGIIPALESSHAVAWAMRMAPKLGKDVNILVNLSGRGDKDADYVASKLGL comes from the coding sequence ATGACCCACAAGCTAGACGCCGCCGCCATGCCCGATGCCAACGGATTCTTCGGTGACTACGGCGGCCAGCTCGTGCCGCCTCACCTGAAAAAGGCGATGGACGACATCTCCGCAGCCTACGACGAGATCGTGCAGCGCAAGGATTTTCAGGACGAACTGCAGCACCTGTTCCAGGACTACGTCGGCCGCCCCAGCCCGATCTTTCACGCCAAGCGCCTGTCCGAGCAACTCGGTGGTGCGCAGATTCACCTGAAGCGGGAAGACCTGAACCACACGGGCGCGCACAAGATCAACCACTGCCTGGGCGAAGCGTTGCTCGCCAAGTTCATGGGCAAGACCAAGGTGATCGCCGAAACCGGCGCAGGCCAGCACGGCGTGGCGCTGGCGACGGCCTGCGCGCTGGTCGGCATTCCATGCGAGATCCACATGGGCCAGGTCGACATCGAGAAGGAACACCCCAACGTCACCAAGATGCGCATCCTCGGCTGCAAGCTGGTGCCCGTCACGCGTGGTCAAGCCACGTTGAAGGACGCCGTGGACAGCGCCTTCGAGGAATACCTGAACGACCCCACCAACTATCTGTACGCCATCGGCTCGGTCGTCGGCCCGCATCCGTTTCCAAAGATGGTGCGCGATTTCCAATCCATCGTCGGCCGCGAAGCACGCGAGCAATTCCAGACCAAGCACCACAAGCTGCCCGACTACGTGACGGCCTGCGTGGGCGGTGGCTCGAATGCGATGGGCATCTTTACCGCGTTCCTGAACGACGAAAGCGTCAAGCTCGTGGGCGTGGAACCCGCCGGTGAAGGCATCGATAAACCGGGCAAGCACGCCGCCACGCTGAGCGTCGGCAAGCCCGGCGAAATCCACGGCATGAAGTGCTACGTGCTCGAAAACGCCGACGGCACCCCCGCCGCAGTGCACTCCATCGCCTCGGGTCTGGACTACCCCGGCGTCGGCCCGCAGCACAGCTACTTGAAGGACATCGGCCGCGTCGATTACCAGAGCGTGGACGACAAGGAAACGCTGAACGCCTTCATGACGCTCTCGCGCGTGGAAGGCATCATCCCCGCACTGGAAAGCTCGCACGCCGTGGCCTGGGCCATGCGCATGGCACCCAAGCTCGGCAAGGATGTGAACATTCTGGTGAACCTGTCCGGTCGCGGCGACAAGGATGCGGACTACGTGGCGAGCAAGCTCGGGCTTTGA